From Tachyglossus aculeatus isolate mTacAcu1 chromosome 12 unlocalized genomic scaffold, mTacAcu1.pri SUPER_6_unloc_1, whole genome shotgun sequence, the proteins below share one genomic window:
- the CD36 gene encoding platelet glycoprotein 4, translating to MGCNRNCGLITGAVVGAVLAILGGVLMPVGDMIIQKTIKKEGVIEEDTVAYKNWVKTGTDVYRQFWIFDVQNPEEVRVNSSKIVVKQKGPYTYRVRFLPKTNITKNPDNTISFMQPNAAVFEPSMSVGSENDTLTTINLAVVAAPALYTNAFVQRLLNSYIKKSNSSLFQTRTVKELLWGYTDPFLKLVPYPVDTTVGVFYPYNNTADGEYKVFTGKDDISKVAIIDTYKDKRNLSYWPSYCDMINGTDAASFPPFLKKNQILRFFSSDICRSIYANFESEMNLKGIPIYRFVLPRLAFASPVENPDNYCFCTEKIISKNCTSAGVLDISSCKQKKPVYISLPHFLHASPDVSEPLEGLNPNQEEHQTYLDVEPITGFTLRFMKRLQINIMASPAPRIDPLSQLKRNYIVPVLWLNETGTIGDEKAAMFRAQVISKINLLGLLQLVLLIIGLATFVSFAIAYCACRSKSVK from the exons ATGGGTTGTAACAGAAACTGTGGGCTTATTACCGGTGCCGTCGTTGGGGCAGTGCTTGCCATACTGGGAGGCGTTCTTATGCCTGTTGGAGACATGATCATTCAGAAAACTATTAAAAAG GAAGGAGTCATTGAAGAAGATACAGTTGCTTATAAAAACTGGGTGAAGACAGGCACCGATGTGTACCGACAATTCTGGATCTTTGATGTGCAAAATCCGGAGGAAGTGAGGGTTAATAGTTCAAAAATCGTGGTTAAACAAAAAGGTCCTTACACATACAG GGTCCGATTTCTGCCCAAGACAAATATTACTAAGAATCCTGACAACACGATATCTTTCATGCAGCCTAATGCAGCTGTCTTTGAACCTTCTATGTCAGTTGGGTCTGAAAATGACACTTTAACAACCATCAATCTTGCTGTCGTG GCCGCACCTGCTTTGTATACAAATGCCTTTGTCCAGAGGCTATTAAATTCATACATCAAGAAGTCAAACTCTTCCTTGTTCCAAACCAGAACTGTGAAGGAACTCTTATGGGGCTATACAGATCCATTCTTGAAATTGGTTCCCTACCCTGTTGATACTACAGTAGGAGTGTTCTATCCG tacaaCAACACAGCAGATGGGGAATACAAAGTCTTTACTGGGAAAGATGATATCAGCAAAGTTGCAATAATTGACACTTACAAAGATAAAAG AAATCTCTCCTACTGGCCAAGTTATTGTGACATGATCAATGGTACAG ATGCGGCTTCATTTCCTCCATTTCTGAAGAAGAACCAGATTTTGCGATTCTTTTCTTCTGATATCTGCAG ATCCATCTATGCCAATTTTGAAAGTGAGATGAACCTGAAAGGAATTCCCATTTACCGGTTTGTACTACCTCGGTTGGCCTTCGCATCTCCTGTGGAAAATCCAGACAACTACTGTTTCTGTACTGAAAAAATTATCTCCAAGAACTGCACTTCTGCTGGGGTGCTAGACATCAGCTCCTGCAAACAGA agaagccAGTGTACAtttctcttccccattttctTCACGCAAGTCCCGATGTGTCAGAGCCTTTGGAAGGTTTGAACCCAAATCAAGAAGAACATCAGACCTATTTGGATGTTGAACCT ATCACTGGATTTACTCTACGATTTATGAAACGGCTGCAAATCAACATCATGGCTTCACCAGCACCCAGAATTGA TCCTTTATCCCAGCTGAAACGGAACTACATCGTTCCAGTTCTATGGCTTAATGAG ACTGGCACCATTGGGGATGAGAAAGCTGCAATGTTCAGAGCACAAGTGATCAGCAAAATCAACTTGCTGGGACTGCTGCAATTGGTTCTACTTATCATCGGTCTTGCGACCTTTGTGTCCTTTGCAATTGCATACTGTGCCTGCAGATCAAAGTCAGTTAAATAG